A genomic stretch from Verrucomicrobiia bacterium includes:
- a CDS encoding amino acid permease, which produces MNLFRRKSVTALQAEALTDQSLKRALGPLNLTALGIGAVIGAGIFVLTGQAAAKYAGPAIVFSFVLAGVACALSGLCYAEFSAMIPISGSAYTYGYATLGEFIAWIIGWDLILEYMFAASTVAVGWSGYVVSFLGDLGIVFPRAFTAAPYNHTASPEAGWNIWLLFSHGWTSTGAVLNIPAMVIVGAITILLVLGIKESATFNNIIVAIKLLVILAFIAIGLAYINTANWQPFVPPSLAPGEFGWGGVLRAAGVIFFAYIGFDAVSTAAQEAKNAQRDMPIGILASLAICTVLYIAVSLILTGIIKYTHLNVPDPIAVAIDSLGRSVAWLRPIIKIGAIAGLSSVILVMMLGQPRIFYTMSKDGLLPPVFSAVHRRFRTPWLATILTGLVAMLMSGLFPIGLLGELVSIGTLLAFAIVCAGVFVLRFTDPDIRRPFRTPLFWVVCPLGAFFCFWLMYGLPRDTWARLIVWMAIGLVIYFSYGRRHSKLAQPSPAQPAEAETR; this is translated from the coding sequence ATGAACTTGTTTCGCCGCAAAAGCGTTACGGCCCTCCAAGCTGAGGCCCTCACCGACCAGAGCCTTAAACGGGCGTTGGGCCCGCTAAATTTGACTGCCTTGGGGATTGGCGCCGTTATTGGGGCGGGCATTTTCGTTCTGACAGGCCAGGCGGCGGCCAAATATGCCGGACCGGCTATTGTTTTTTCTTTTGTGCTGGCGGGAGTGGCCTGCGCGCTCTCCGGGCTGTGCTATGCGGAGTTCTCGGCCATGATTCCCATCTCTGGTTCTGCGTACACTTACGGGTACGCCACGCTGGGCGAATTCATTGCCTGGATCATCGGCTGGGATTTGATTCTCGAGTACATGTTTGCGGCTTCGACAGTCGCGGTCGGTTGGTCGGGGTACGTCGTCTCGTTTTTGGGGGACTTGGGAATAGTCTTCCCTCGGGCATTTACCGCCGCCCCCTACAACCACACAGCATCCCCTGAGGCGGGGTGGAATATCTGGCTTCTGTTCAGTCATGGGTGGACCAGCACAGGCGCGGTGCTCAACATCCCCGCGATGGTGATCGTTGGCGCCATTACAATCCTCCTGGTTTTGGGCATCAAGGAGTCCGCCACTTTCAATAACATTATTGTGGCCATTAAGCTCCTGGTGATCCTGGCTTTCATTGCCATCGGCCTGGCCTATATCAACACCGCAAACTGGCAGCCTTTTGTCCCTCCATCCCTGGCCCCTGGTGAGTTTGGCTGGGGAGGCGTTCTGCGGGCTGCGGGTGTAATTTTCTTCGCTTACATCGGGTTTGACGCCGTTTCAACGGCTGCACAGGAGGCAAAAAACGCGCAACGGGACATGCCGATCGGGATTCTGGCCTCACTAGCGATCTGTACCGTGCTTTACATCGCCGTCTCACTGATTCTCACCGGCATTATAAAATATACCCACCTCAACGTGCCGGACCCAATCGCCGTGGCCATTGATTCGCTGGGGCGCTCGGTAGCGTGGTTGCGGCCAATCATTAAGATTGGCGCCATCGCGGGCCTTTCGTCGGTTATTCTTGTCATGATGCTGGGCCAGCCTCGCATTTTCTACACGATGTCAAAAGATGGCCTGCTGCCGCCAGTCTTCAGCGCTGTCCATCGCCGGTTCCGCACCCCGTGGCTGGCTACAATTCTGACCGGTCTGGTGGCGATGCTTATGTCAGGATTATTCCCCATCGGCCTGCTGGGCGAGTTGGTGTCTATCGGAACGCTTCTCGCCTTCGCTATTGTGTGTGCCGGGGTGTTTGTGCTGCGCTTTACCGACCCGGATATCCGTCGTCCATTCCGCACGCCTTTGTTCTGGGTGGTCTGCCCTCTGGGCGCCTTCTTCTGCTTTTGGCTCATGTACGGCCTGCCGCGCGACACCTGGGCCCGGCTGATTGTCTGGATGGCTATTGGGCTGGTGATCTACTTCAGCTATGGCCGGCGCCACAGCAAACTCGCCCAGCCCTCCCCAGCCCAGCCCGCTGAGGCAGAAACCAGGTAA
- a CDS encoding addiction module protein, whose amino-acid sequence MPMTLDQIIEEARHLPHEQLLELVDRLSQRLHLSPEVEESWKAETRQRVAKIEAGEVQGIPGAEGSAQIRRILGR is encoded by the coding sequence ATGCCGATGACGCTTGATCAGATCATCGAAGAAGCCCGCCATTTGCCGCACGAGCAGCTTTTGGAACTCGTGGACCGGCTGTCTCAGCGACTGCATCTGAGCCCTGAGGTTGAGGAGAGCTGGAAAGCGGAAACACGCCAGAGGGTCGCCAAGATTGAAGCCGGTGAGGTTCAGGGCATTCCGGGTGCCGAGGGGTCAGCTCAAATTCGCCGGATCCTTGGGCGTTGA